In the Gossypium arboreum isolate Shixiya-1 chromosome 10, ASM2569848v2, whole genome shotgun sequence genome, one interval contains:
- the LOC108487407 gene encoding uncharacterized protein LOC108487407 isoform X1, whose translation MGGCLGCYEKPSFNPLVNESSKGLNVQGQTARKGGISEDFWTTSTCDMDNSAVQSQGSISSISTSNQTLDLHGSVATANGPAEFVNHGLLLWNQIRQSWVGNRRSQNRKQLVQEPKLNTHCLSMVKQFWLCSWNATYENLLGSNKPFPQPIPLSEMIDFLVDVWEQEGLYD comes from the exons ATGGG TGGTTGTCTAGGATGCTATGAGAAGCCGAGTTTCAATCCCTTGGTGAATGAGTCGTCAAAAGGACTAAACGTTCAAGGTCAGACAGCCAGGAAAGGCGGCATATCAGAAGATTTCTGGACCACTAGCACTTGTGATATGGACAACAGTGCTGTGCAGTCACAGGGAAGCATCTCATCGATCAGCACAAGCAACCAGACACTTGATCTGCATGGCAGTGTTGCAACTGCTAATGGCCCAGCTGAATTTGTAAATCATG GCCTTCTTCTCTGGAATCAAATTAGGCAGAGCTGGGTGGGAAACAGGAGGTCTCAAAATCGGAAGCAATTGGTTCAAGAACCCAAGCTAAA CACTCATTGTCTCAGCATGGTTAAACAATTCTGGCTTTGCAGTTGGAATGCAACTTATGAAAATTTACTTGGAAGCAACAAGCCATTCCCTCAGCCTATTCCTCTTTCT GAAATGATAGATTTTCTCGTGGATGTTTGGGAGCAGGAAGGGTTGTATGACTGA
- the LOC108487407 gene encoding uncharacterized protein LOC108487407 isoform X2 yields MGGCLGCYEKPSFNPLVNESSKGLNVQGQTARKGGISEDFWTTSTCDMDNSAVQSQGSISSISTSNQTLDLHGSVATANGPAEFVNHGLLLWNQIRQSWVGNRRSQNRKQLVQEPKLNWNATYENLLGSNKPFPQPIPLSEMIDFLVDVWEQEGLYD; encoded by the exons ATGGG TGGTTGTCTAGGATGCTATGAGAAGCCGAGTTTCAATCCCTTGGTGAATGAGTCGTCAAAAGGACTAAACGTTCAAGGTCAGACAGCCAGGAAAGGCGGCATATCAGAAGATTTCTGGACCACTAGCACTTGTGATATGGACAACAGTGCTGTGCAGTCACAGGGAAGCATCTCATCGATCAGCACAAGCAACCAGACACTTGATCTGCATGGCAGTGTTGCAACTGCTAATGGCCCAGCTGAATTTGTAAATCATG GCCTTCTTCTCTGGAATCAAATTAGGCAGAGCTGGGTGGGAAACAGGAGGTCTCAAAATCGGAAGCAATTGGTTCAAGAACCCAAGCTAAA TTGGAATGCAACTTATGAAAATTTACTTGGAAGCAACAAGCCATTCCCTCAGCCTATTCCTCTTTCT GAAATGATAGATTTTCTCGTGGATGTTTGGGAGCAGGAAGGGTTGTATGACTGA